In Carnobacterium sp. CP1, the following are encoded in one genomic region:
- a CDS encoding deoxynucleoside kinase, with translation MKGEHKAVIVLAGMIGAGKSTYTKLISEALGSEAFYESVDDNRILEKFYEDPKRWAFSLQIHFLNSRFRSIKSAFLHENNVLDRSIYEDALFTKINHAEGNMSDAEMDTYLDLLDNMMEELDGMPKKSPDLLIYLRGSLDTVLSRIEKRGRVFEQIEGNEGLLTYYTHLHDQYDDWFKAYDKSATMVVDIDTLDLENPDDAVEIIGRVKARLNEVRSEAMVAE, from the coding sequence GTGAAAGGGGAACATAAAGCTGTGATTGTGTTAGCTGGAATGATTGGTGCTGGAAAAAGTACTTATACAAAATTAATATCTGAAGCTTTAGGAAGCGAGGCTTTCTATGAAAGTGTCGACGATAACCGGATTTTAGAAAAATTTTACGAGGATCCAAAACGCTGGGCTTTTTCCCTGCAGATCCATTTTTTAAATAGTCGTTTCCGGAGTATCAAATCTGCTTTTCTACATGAAAATAATGTCTTGGATCGTTCCATTTACGAAGATGCTTTGTTTACGAAAATAAACCATGCAGAAGGCAATATGAGTGATGCAGAAATGGATACTTATTTGGATTTGTTAGATAATATGATGGAAGAATTAGATGGCATGCCAAAGAAATCGCCCGATTTATTGATTTATTTACGCGGGTCCTTGGATACTGTTTTAAGCCGCATTGAAAAACGCGGTCGTGTTTTCGAGCAGATTGAAGGAAACGAAGGGTTGTTAACTTACTACACCCATCTTCATGATCAATACGATGACTGGTTTAAAGCATACGATAAAAGCGCAACGATGGTGGTTGATATCGATACATTAGACTTAGAAAATCCTGACGATGCTGTGGAGATCATTGGACGTGTGAAAGCCCGGTTAAATGAAGTACGCTCAGAAGCTATGGTGGCTGAATAA
- a CDS encoding glycosyltransferase family 2 protein, translating into MISIIVPVYNAENYLVKCLNDLRYQTYHKLEIILVDDGSTDASGQICERFARADSRFKVIHKKRNGLSSAYNAGLLIAKGKYVSFVSSMDRVDEVMFENLISLMLKTQAEIIICGYIEEDFGSNSKYIGPHQVIEWQREEALQKELNRKKQYGFMNNKLFLMDLFKQPPSLRFDPTIYLFEDLLMCIQCFLKSEKIIYTPTPYYHYVKSPYLFTFSSFITDKENLSGLTALSRVIELCEDLAEINVIKLKEQYMTFNLELLMYAYEQKISHGWMVNDLKKNLYHYKLSELNDKKLQMNYLVARSSLKLSYLIWKLKRKDQPSYDNDN; encoded by the coding sequence ATGATATCCATTATTGTTCCAGTTTATAATGCGGAAAACTATCTTGTAAAATGTTTGAATGATTTAAGATACCAAACCTATCATAAACTGGAAATCATTTTAGTGGATGATGGATCGACGGACGCCAGTGGGCAAATCTGCGAACGTTTTGCCAGGGCAGATTCTCGTTTCAAAGTCATTCACAAAAAAAGAAATGGACTTTCGTCTGCTTATAATGCAGGACTATTGATCGCTAAAGGAAAGTATGTAAGCTTTGTGAGTTCAATGGATCGTGTAGATGAGGTGATGTTTGAAAATTTGATTTCACTGATGCTGAAAACTCAAGCAGAGATTATTATTTGCGGCTACATTGAAGAAGACTTTGGCAGCAATAGCAAGTATATTGGACCGCACCAAGTTATTGAATGGCAGAGGGAAGAAGCGCTTCAAAAAGAACTAAACCGAAAGAAGCAATATGGGTTTATGAACAACAAACTCTTTTTGATGGATTTGTTCAAACAGCCTCCTAGTCTGCGGTTCGATCCAACCATTTATCTTTTCGAAGATTTGTTGATGTGTATCCAATGTTTTTTAAAAAGCGAGAAAATCATCTATACTCCTACGCCTTATTACCATTATGTGAAGAGCCCATATCTGTTTACCTTTTCTTCTTTCATCACAGATAAAGAAAATCTATCAGGACTAACTGCATTGTCGCGAGTGATAGAGTTGTGTGAAGATTTGGCAGAAATCAATGTGATCAAATTAAAAGAACAATACATGACTTTTAATTTAGAGTTATTAATGTATGCTTATGAGCAAAAGATAAGCCACGGTTGGATGGTAAATGATCTCAAAAAAAACTTATATCATTATAAATTAAGTGAGTTAAACGATAAAAAATTACAAATGAATTATCTCGTAGCGCGCAGTAGTTTAAAATTAAGTTATCTTATTTGGAAACTGAAGCGAAAAGACCAACCCAGCTATGATAACGATAATTGA
- a CDS encoding glycosyltransferase family 2 protein, whose translation MKKTICVSIIVPVSSTQAEVQRCMSSLFGQTLEEIEIILIDHKTMNQNTTLYEEYCRYDPRVQVLYSEKDGLHELLNKGLKAATGETVLFIHSKDWIEKEMAEEMYYNTELNRVDLAVCEVTTDDSNLQTKTSRSSNWNSTFLGRKNIVNAILKFDKEKQLHHIWNKMYRRTLIEDNQLLLLNEEITGYYLFFNIAYLRKVTGITFTPNKYYHYHEQNELDSEPRYCERLYQQMQYYNIARKQLYYYYHMNTEEQLRVYASTYMRYIFNCLALLYKKDQAIPKKDKLNFFRRVLDNQEIKRQAEAIAISSFEARFLVGLYRWDNTELMYWLYLLFFKLKRYLYSQKVKEKNNDLW comes from the coding sequence TTGAAGAAGACTATCTGTGTTTCTATTATTGTTCCAGTTTCCAGTACACAAGCGGAAGTTCAGCGGTGTATGAGCAGTCTTTTTGGACAAACGTTGGAAGAAATTGAAATTATTTTAATCGATCACAAAACAATGAACCAAAACACCACACTTTATGAAGAATATTGTCGATATGATCCACGAGTTCAAGTGCTTTATTCTGAAAAAGATGGACTGCATGAACTTCTGAACAAAGGGTTGAAGGCTGCTACAGGAGAAACGGTTCTTTTTATTCACTCAAAAGATTGGATCGAAAAAGAGATGGCTGAAGAAATGTATTACAATACTGAATTGAACCGGGTCGATTTGGCAGTATGCGAGGTTACAACGGATGACAGTAATCTTCAGACAAAAACCAGCAGGTCTTCTAATTGGAATTCGACTTTTTTGGGGAGAAAAAACATTGTCAATGCTATTTTAAAGTTTGATAAGGAAAAACAGTTACACCACATTTGGAATAAAATGTACCGCAGAACCCTGATAGAAGACAATCAACTCCTTTTGTTGAATGAAGAAATAACAGGATACTATCTTTTTTTCAATATAGCGTATTTAAGAAAAGTTACCGGAATAACATTTACCCCGAATAAATATTACCATTACCATGAGCAAAATGAACTGGATAGTGAACCGCGTTATTGTGAACGGTTGTACCAACAAATGCAGTACTATAATATTGCCAGAAAACAACTTTATTATTATTACCACATGAATACTGAAGAGCAGCTGCGTGTTTATGCCAGCACGTATATGCGGTATATTTTCAATTGTTTAGCTCTTTTATATAAAAAGGACCAGGCTATCCCCAAAAAAGACAAATTAAATTTTTTTCGAAGGGTTTTAGATAATCAAGAAATCAAAAGGCAAGCAGAAGCCATAGCTATCTCGTCTTTTGAAGCACGGTTTCTAGTAGGGTTGTATCGTTGGGATAACACGGAACTGATGTACTGGCTTTATCTGTTGTTTTTTAAATTAAAACGTTATTTATATTCGCAAAAAGTAAAAGAAAAAAACAACGACTTATGGTAA
- a CDS encoding general stress protein produces the protein MERRVEGTYTSIDEAVKAVERLLNEGYVADEILIITDDKHEDELEDLTLVEVEAVETDEDVSLWDKIKETFSFGNYNAENGANPLIEYGVDEDAAEHFSEALENRETIILLDSTAPANNDQLSTVNEEVLNGNENGSAAEKQASTEEKDYRSTEALSDPGLGGKNHHETAMTGTEETDKEKPSKMPTKEPMKPVSGEEEQYDPTKAQSAREDVQGTSVASSPDKNPTPPAEKETTQDGESLDTLPQLTGDEDSVQVEEGNHVYPDNISTGVVGEDTEPTTSPLNAEPKQEQHPDAHKNIPESDAYYSNKYEDAGGKTIKDDESK, from the coding sequence ATGGAAAGACGAGTAGAAGGAACCTATACATCCATAGACGAAGCAGTAAAAGCGGTAGAACGTTTATTGAATGAAGGATATGTAGCGGATGAAATTCTGATCATTACGGATGATAAACACGAAGATGAATTAGAAGATTTAACTTTAGTAGAAGTAGAAGCAGTAGAAACAGATGAAGATGTTTCGTTATGGGATAAAATCAAAGAAACGTTTAGTTTTGGCAACTACAATGCCGAAAATGGAGCGAATCCTTTAATTGAATACGGAGTAGACGAAGATGCTGCCGAACATTTTAGCGAAGCGTTAGAGAACCGCGAAACGATTATTTTATTAGATAGTACTGCTCCAGCCAATAATGATCAACTGTCAACCGTTAATGAAGAAGTCTTAAATGGAAATGAGAACGGCAGCGCTGCCGAAAAGCAGGCTTCTACTGAAGAAAAAGATTATCGATCAACTGAAGCTTTATCTGATCCTGGACTTGGCGGGAAAAACCACCATGAAACAGCTATGACAGGAACAGAAGAAACAGATAAAGAAAAACCCAGCAAGATGCCAACAAAAGAACCAATGAAACCCGTATCTGGGGAAGAAGAACAATACGATCCGACAAAAGCACAATCGGCTAGAGAAGATGTACAAGGAACGTCTGTTGCTTCTTCGCCGGATAAAAATCCTACACCGCCAGCAGAAAAGGAAACAACTCAAGACGGTGAGTCACTAGACACTCTTCCGCAATTAACAGGAGATGAGGATTCGGTTCAAGTAGAAGAAGGAAATCATGTTTACCCAGATAACATCAGTACTGGAGTGGTTGGAGAAGATACTGAACCAACGACTTCGCCCTTGAATGCGGAACCGAAGCAAGAACAGCATCCGGATGCTCATAAAAACATTCCGGAAAGCGATGCTTATTACAGTAATAAATATGAAGACGCCGGTGGAAAAACAATTAAAGATGATGAAAGCAAATAA
- the lpdA gene encoding dihydrolipoyl dehydrogenase produces the protein MKTIMEKKETVIIGSGPGGYVAAIRAAQLGQKITIIEKEYIGGVCLNVGCIPSKALVSAGNRYYEAIHSEVFGVRSTNVKIDFQKMQEWKDNKVIKPLTKGVEGLLKKNNVEIIRGTASFKNQKNLIVTTTEGEQEIEFENAVIATGSKPVELLNEPYVIPFGKRVVDTTGGLNIQEIPKHLIILGGGYVGTQLAGAFSNFGSKVTILEKDPKIISFFDDDLVELVKKNFVEEGVTVITNVTAAHSEETDTGVIIRYEASGVPSTVEGDYVLVTVGRKPNTDQLNLEKAGVELTASGKLTVTDQLKTTVPGIYGIGDVVPGRAFAHKASYEGKLVAEIISGGDAKVQAKAMPVAVYTEPELATVGMTLKEAEVSEIKHTISKFPMKANGRALSLNQPAGFIRLILHPDDEKIVGAQVAGAGAADLIAELALAIDMEMVAEDLARTVHAHPTLSETVTDAAELAMGFSIHF, from the coding sequence ATGAAAACAATAATGGAAAAGAAAGAAACGGTGATCATCGGATCTGGCCCTGGAGGTTATGTCGCAGCTATTCGAGCAGCCCAATTAGGACAAAAAATCACTATTATTGAAAAAGAATATATCGGCGGGGTTTGCTTAAATGTCGGATGTATCCCATCAAAAGCATTAGTTTCAGCAGGCAATCGCTATTATGAAGCCATTCACTCAGAAGTTTTTGGAGTACGATCGACCAATGTTAAAATCGATTTTCAAAAAATGCAGGAATGGAAAGACAATAAAGTTATTAAACCGTTGACGAAAGGCGTAGAAGGCTTATTAAAAAAAAATAACGTCGAGATTATTCGAGGAACGGCTTCTTTTAAAAACCAAAAAAATTTAATCGTCACAACGACAGAAGGCGAACAAGAAATCGAATTTGAAAATGCTGTGATCGCTACGGGCAGCAAACCGGTCGAACTTTTAAACGAACCATATGTCATTCCGTTTGGAAAACGGGTCGTTGATACGACAGGCGGATTAAATATTCAAGAAATCCCAAAACACCTGATTATTTTGGGAGGCGGGTATGTCGGAACTCAATTAGCTGGAGCGTTTAGTAATTTTGGGTCAAAAGTTACGATTTTAGAAAAAGACCCAAAAATCATTTCTTTTTTTGATGATGATTTAGTTGAGCTGGTTAAAAAAAACTTTGTTGAAGAAGGTGTAACCGTTATTACAAATGTAACTGCAGCGCATTCGGAAGAGACTGACACAGGAGTCATAATTCGTTACGAAGCTAGTGGTGTTCCAAGCACCGTGGAAGGAGATTATGTCTTGGTGACCGTTGGCCGAAAACCGAATACCGATCAGTTGAATTTAGAAAAAGCGGGTGTTGAACTAACCGCAAGCGGTAAATTAACGGTAACCGATCAGTTAAAGACTACAGTACCTGGAATTTACGGTATTGGAGATGTGGTTCCCGGAAGAGCTTTCGCGCATAAAGCTAGTTACGAAGGGAAGTTAGTTGCAGAGATCATTTCTGGCGGAGATGCTAAAGTTCAAGCGAAAGCGATGCCGGTAGCCGTTTATACAGAACCTGAATTAGCTACTGTAGGCATGACGTTGAAAGAAGCAGAAGTAAGTGAAATCAAGCACACGATTAGTAAATTTCCTATGAAAGCAAATGGACGTGCGTTATCGCTGAACCAGCCGGCGGGTTTTATTCGGCTGATTCTACACCCAGATGATGAAAAGATAGTCGGTGCACAAGTAGCGGGCGCTGGGGCAGCGGATTTAATCGCAGAATTGGCATTGGCTATTGATATGGAAATGGTCGCGGAAGACTTAGCCCGTACGGTACATGCGCATCCAACTCTTTCTGAAACAGTGACAGATGCTGCAGAATTGGCTATGGGATTTTCAATTCATTTTTAA
- a CDS encoding CpsD/CapB family tyrosine-protein kinase, which yields MLAFLKGKHTRTVKQGNPSELEMVTHPASRISEQYRTLRANIQFSSVDNVLKTFVVTSAESGAGKSTIASNLALSFVSQGMKVLLIDADMRKPVIHNLFKLTNRDGLTTLLSTKGLDEDRVIHKIGSSNLSVLTCGPVPPNPSELMASKRMQQLMNDLKKRFDLIIVDVPPIIAVADAQIMANMADGTIFVIRKGISTKDSVMKAKELLEMSKATIIGSVFNGTVENEDMNSSYYGVEKKGHHDSFY from the coding sequence ATGTTAGCATTCTTAAAAGGAAAACATACACGAACTGTAAAACAAGGTAACCCTTCAGAGTTAGAAATGGTTACTCATCCTGCTTCTCGTATTTCTGAACAATATCGCACACTTAGAGCTAACATTCAATTTTCTTCTGTTGACAACGTATTAAAAACTTTCGTTGTTACCTCTGCTGAATCAGGAGCCGGGAAATCAACAATAGCGTCAAACCTAGCGCTCTCATTTGTTTCGCAGGGCATGAAAGTCCTACTAATAGATGCGGACATGCGCAAACCGGTTATTCATAACTTATTTAAATTGACCAACCGGGATGGGTTAACAACACTGCTGTCTACCAAAGGTTTAGATGAGGACCGCGTTATTCACAAAATCGGTTCTAGCAACTTATCTGTGTTAACGTGCGGACCCGTTCCACCTAATCCTTCTGAGTTAATGGCTTCTAAACGGATGCAGCAACTGATGAATGATTTGAAAAAACGATTTGATTTGATCATTGTGGATGTTCCCCCTATCATTGCTGTAGCAGATGCTCAGATTATGGCGAATATGGCAGACGGTACTATTTTTGTTATTCGTAAAGGAATATCGACCAAAGACTCGGTTATGAAAGCTAAAGAATTATTGGAGATGTCCAAAGCTACGATTATTGGTTCTGTTTTCAATGGAACAGTGGAAAATGAAGATATGAATAGCAGTTATTATGGAGTAGAAAAGAAAGGCCACCACGATTCATTTTATTGA